A region from the Sandaracinus amylolyticus genome encodes:
- a CDS encoding beta-ketoacyl-ACP synthase II: MRDKGPSRVSPYTIPAVCANLAAGQISIAHGLRGPSYSTTSACATGAHAIGEAAEWIRRGRADVMIAGGAEAVITPVGIGGFEAMRALSRHPGDPLRASRPFDRARDGFVCGEGAGVVVLESEARARARGARIYAELSGYGASSDAFHVAQPSPDGDGCTRAMRMALEDAALDADAIDYVNAHATSTPAGDLAESRGIVRALGERRVAVSSTKSMTGHMLGAAGAVELIVAALAVARGVVPPSINVDELDPAIALDVVANVARETRVEHALSNAFGFGGTNATLIVSRYARRRDVPAEGYFGARSPRIPSTSPHGRGVRVGARRRRSHGP; this comes from the coding sequence ATCCGCGACAAGGGCCCGTCGCGCGTGAGCCCGTACACGATCCCCGCGGTGTGCGCGAACCTCGCGGCGGGACAGATCTCGATCGCGCACGGTCTGCGCGGGCCGAGCTACTCGACGACGAGCGCGTGCGCGACCGGTGCGCACGCGATCGGCGAGGCCGCGGAGTGGATCCGTCGCGGCCGCGCCGACGTGATGATCGCGGGCGGTGCGGAGGCGGTGATCACGCCGGTCGGGATCGGCGGGTTCGAGGCGATGCGCGCGCTGTCGCGCCACCCCGGCGATCCTCTGCGCGCGAGCCGGCCGTTCGATCGTGCGCGCGACGGGTTCGTGTGCGGCGAAGGCGCGGGCGTGGTGGTGCTGGAGTCCGAAGCGCGCGCCCGCGCGCGCGGCGCGCGCATCTACGCGGAGCTCTCGGGCTACGGCGCGTCGAGCGACGCGTTCCACGTGGCGCAGCCGAGCCCCGACGGCGACGGCTGCACGCGCGCGATGCGCATGGCGCTGGAGGACGCTGCGCTCGACGCGGACGCGATCGACTACGTCAACGCGCATGCGACGTCGACGCCCGCGGGCGATCTCGCGGAGTCGCGCGGGATCGTGCGCGCGCTCGGGGAGCGACGCGTCGCGGTGAGCAGCACGAAGAGCATGACGGGCCACATGCTCGGCGCGGCGGGCGCGGTGGAGCTGATCGTCGCTGCGCTCGCCGTCGCGCGCGGCGTCGTGCCTCCCTCGATCAACGTCGACGAGCTCGATCCCGCGATCGCGCTCGACGTCGTCGCGAACGTCGCGCGCGAGACGCGCGTCGAGCACGCGCTCTCGAACGCGTTCGGGTTCGGCGGCACGAACGCGACGCTGATCGTCTCGCGATACGCCCGACGCCGTGATGTCCCCGCCGAGGGGTACTTCGGCGCGCGATCACCGCGAATTCCGAGCACGAGCCCACACGGACGCGGCGTCCGTGTGGGCGCACGTCGTCGTCGCTCTCATGGACCCTAG
- a CDS encoding VanW family protein: MRSGAFVMVVAWIGLVSTARASDPQVIELGGDAFAANVGEHTTEYATDRAHAGRAHNVELAAARLDGAILAPGEELSFNDRVGERTRRAGFREAPEIADGHVTSGYGGGVCQVASTLHVAALRADLDVLEHRTHSFVSTYASPGLDATVSFGRIDYRVRNPHAFPVRVRASAAEGVLRVWIEGAHEVRSPDVQVMIARRIRRGEQVSEDARLAPGARVVDERGRDGAVAIVTVTRPDGTTREERMRYDAMPRVVRVGPR; the protein is encoded by the coding sequence ATGCGCTCGGGTGCGTTCGTGATGGTGGTGGCGTGGATCGGGCTCGTGTCGACGGCGCGCGCGAGCGACCCACAGGTGATCGAGCTCGGCGGCGACGCGTTCGCGGCGAACGTCGGGGAGCACACCACCGAGTACGCGACCGATCGCGCGCATGCCGGGCGCGCGCACAACGTGGAGCTCGCCGCGGCGCGGCTCGACGGAGCGATCCTCGCGCCGGGCGAGGAGCTCTCGTTCAACGATCGCGTCGGCGAGCGCACGCGTCGCGCGGGGTTCCGCGAGGCCCCGGAGATCGCCGATGGTCACGTGACGTCGGGCTACGGCGGGGGCGTGTGTCAGGTCGCGTCGACGCTGCACGTCGCGGCGCTGCGCGCCGACCTCGACGTGCTCGAGCACCGCACCCACAGCTTCGTGTCGACGTACGCGTCGCCCGGGCTCGACGCGACGGTGTCGTTCGGTCGCATCGACTATCGCGTGCGCAACCCGCACGCGTTCCCCGTCCGGGTGCGCGCGAGCGCGGCGGAGGGCGTGCTGCGGGTGTGGATCGAAGGCGCGCACGAGGTGCGGTCGCCCGACGTGCAGGTGATGATCGCGCGTCGCATCCGGCGCGGCGAGCAGGTGAGCGAGGACGCGCGGCTCGCGCCCGGTGCGCGCGTCGTCGACGAGCGCGGGCGCGACGGCGCGGTCGCGATCGTGACGGTCACGCGCCCCGACGGAACGACGCGCGAGGAGCGCATGCGCTACGACGCGATGCCGCGCGTGGTGCGCGTCGGCCCGCGCTGA
- a CDS encoding AAA family ATPase, which translates to MQQRSRARDPKLAPVADASGPSALPLGPRVASILEVAYRARRPVLLEGPTGIGKSELVAQVARSLGIAHRVLDLSLLEPPDLVGLPVIEEGITRYALPRFLPREGAGILMLEELNRAERYIQQPALQLLTARALHEYVLPEGWACFAAINPETGDYHVTPLDQALRARFLHVPVRADRASWLAWADANGVHPAVMAVARAHERVFVDVPPRSWTYASDVLKTMRPHELADVALVRDVLAGYLPPVWVDALLSSGSLSARAIELDVHTMLREYAPKSVHAETLRGWKERGETDRLDELAARLKAVLGGPEAGVLAANKTLTLGALEALLADLPGDQRESVQDALGGNPTACVLLDVRPEDVLTNYQASPARARVEEWKASPAKHHRIALLVTAVRAKVLAPEIGAELRRSNAQRLSLGHFLLQVGERWGLPLAEALQKIGVTPIRPT; encoded by the coding sequence ATGCAGCAGCGCTCGCGTGCCCGCGATCCCAAGCTCGCTCCCGTCGCCGACGCGTCGGGCCCTTCGGCGCTGCCGCTCGGCCCGCGCGTCGCGTCGATCCTCGAGGTCGCGTACCGCGCGCGCCGTCCGGTGCTGCTCGAAGGACCGACGGGGATCGGCAAGTCGGAGCTGGTCGCGCAGGTCGCGCGATCGCTCGGCATCGCACATCGGGTGCTCGATCTCTCGCTGCTCGAGCCGCCCGATCTCGTCGGTCTTCCGGTGATCGAGGAGGGCATCACGCGCTACGCGCTGCCGCGCTTCCTGCCGCGCGAGGGCGCGGGGATCCTGATGCTCGAGGAGCTCAACCGCGCGGAGCGCTACATCCAGCAGCCCGCGCTCCAGCTGCTCACCGCGCGCGCGCTGCACGAGTACGTGCTGCCCGAGGGATGGGCGTGCTTCGCCGCGATCAACCCGGAGACCGGCGACTATCACGTCACGCCGCTCGACCAGGCGCTGCGCGCGCGCTTCCTCCACGTGCCGGTGCGCGCCGATCGCGCGTCGTGGCTCGCGTGGGCCGACGCGAACGGCGTGCATCCCGCGGTGATGGCGGTGGCGCGCGCGCACGAGCGCGTGTTCGTCGACGTGCCGCCGCGCTCGTGGACCTATGCGTCCGACGTGCTGAAGACGATGCGCCCGCACGAGCTCGCCGACGTCGCGCTGGTGCGCGACGTGCTCGCGGGATACCTGCCGCCGGTGTGGGTCGACGCGCTGCTCTCCAGCGGCTCGCTCTCGGCGCGCGCGATCGAGCTCGACGTGCACACGATGCTGCGCGAGTACGCGCCGAAGAGCGTGCACGCGGAGACGCTGCGCGGATGGAAGGAGCGCGGCGAGACGGATCGCCTCGACGAGCTCGCAGCGCGATTGAAGGCGGTGCTCGGTGGGCCCGAAGCGGGCGTGCTCGCGGCGAACAAGACGCTGACGCTCGGCGCGCTCGAGGCGCTGCTCGCGGATCTTCCCGGCGATCAGCGCGAGTCGGTGCAGGACGCGCTGGGCGGCAATCCGACCGCGTGCGTGCTGCTCGACGTGCGTCCCGAGGACGTGCTCACGAATTACCAAGCGAGCCCGGCGCGCGCGCGGGTCGAGGAGTGGAAGGCCTCGCCCGCGAAGCACCATCGCATCGCGCTGCTCGTGACCGCGGTGCGCGCGAAGGTGCTCGCGCCCGAGATCGGCGCGGAGCTGCGCCGCTCGAACGCGCAGCGCCTCTCGCTCGGACATTTCCTCCTGCAGGTCGGTGAGCGGTGGGGGCTGCCGCTCGCCGAGGCGCTGCAGAAGATCGGCGTGACGCCGATCCGACCGACGTGA
- a CDS encoding IgGFc-binding protein yields the protein MRGVVAAIVALVTLSACTLRDDPALTDRDAGASDAARDAQFADAPFDAGFSCRPGVVACAGSVHYRCGDDGVSRVDETTCPEACDAELGCVTCAPGTRRCEGSASMACNDEGTGWTFGRDCADWGVACGEGGWCEDACATAEARRSYVGCEYFATPLPNWPDLEQHGFDFRIVVTNPEPMPVQVTIYRGTRLVERKLIVPGGFADIALPWIDDLSFPYDGTPWQSAVIEGGAYRIISTRPVIVAQFNPFHYVAGVEHSYSNDASLLLPVHALGTEYVGLSYPPISSTSDSWPGYLALVGTTPEPANVEITPRVDVAADEGGRWPATSAGTTIRFALARGEVATITSSVPPLCDATHPRHVEGLCYEAAHDLTGTRIVSDRPIEAFGAHVCAYVPFDTRACDHLETTLAPLGTWGSRFETMPLRDPETDVENLVRVVAGHDGTTLAIDPPQRGIDASLVLDAGEHVDFLLSEAVSIVSSRPVQIGQLLLGQHVRTPPLERGDPGLTILVPQQQFRDSYVFVTPTSYAPTVRGQSWVLVSREPGAEITLDGEVIDATWMRVGDRELAIVPVAGGAHRASASSTFGLVAYGLGEYTSYAYPAGLDLRVIPF from the coding sequence GTGCGTGGTGTCGTCGCCGCGATCGTCGCGCTCGTCACGCTCTCCGCGTGCACGCTGCGCGACGATCCCGCGCTCACCGATCGCGACGCAGGAGCGAGCGATGCGGCGCGCGACGCGCAATTCGCCGACGCGCCGTTCGACGCGGGGTTCTCGTGTCGACCGGGCGTCGTCGCGTGCGCGGGCAGCGTGCACTATCGCTGCGGTGACGACGGCGTCTCGCGCGTCGACGAGACCACGTGCCCCGAGGCGTGCGACGCCGAGCTCGGGTGCGTGACCTGCGCGCCGGGCACGCGCCGCTGCGAGGGCAGCGCGTCGATGGCGTGCAACGACGAGGGCACCGGCTGGACGTTCGGGCGCGACTGCGCCGACTGGGGCGTCGCGTGCGGCGAGGGCGGCTGGTGCGAGGACGCGTGCGCGACCGCGGAAGCACGCCGCTCGTACGTGGGCTGCGAGTACTTCGCGACGCCGCTGCCCAACTGGCCCGATCTCGAGCAGCACGGCTTCGACTTCCGCATCGTGGTGACCAACCCCGAGCCGATGCCGGTGCAGGTCACGATCTATCGCGGCACGCGGCTCGTCGAGCGGAAGTTGATCGTGCCGGGCGGCTTCGCGGACATCGCGCTGCCGTGGATCGATGATCTCTCGTTCCCGTACGACGGGACGCCGTGGCAGAGCGCGGTGATCGAGGGCGGCGCGTATCGGATCATCTCGACGCGCCCGGTGATCGTCGCCCAGTTCAACCCGTTCCACTACGTCGCGGGCGTCGAGCACTCGTACAGCAACGACGCGTCGCTGCTCCTGCCCGTGCACGCGCTGGGCACCGAGTACGTCGGGCTCTCGTACCCGCCGATCTCGAGCACGAGCGACTCGTGGCCCGGCTATCTCGCGCTCGTCGGCACCACGCCCGAGCCCGCGAACGTCGAGATCACGCCGCGCGTCGACGTCGCGGCGGACGAAGGTGGGCGCTGGCCCGCGACGAGCGCGGGCACGACGATCCGCTTCGCGCTCGCGCGCGGCGAGGTCGCGACGATCACGTCCTCGGTGCCGCCGCTCTGCGACGCGACCCACCCGCGCCACGTCGAGGGGCTCTGCTACGAGGCCGCGCACGATCTCACGGGCACGCGCATCGTGAGCGATCGACCGATCGAGGCGTTCGGCGCGCACGTCTGCGCGTACGTGCCGTTCGACACGCGCGCGTGCGATCACCTCGAGACCACGCTCGCGCCGCTCGGCACGTGGGGCTCGCGGTTCGAGACGATGCCGCTGCGCGACCCCGAGACCGACGTCGAGAACCTGGTGCGCGTGGTCGCAGGGCACGACGGGACGACGCTGGCGATCGATCCGCCGCAGCGCGGGATCGACGCGTCGCTCGTGCTCGACGCGGGCGAGCACGTCGACTTCCTGCTCTCCGAGGCGGTGTCGATCGTCTCGAGCCGGCCGGTGCAGATCGGGCAGCTGCTGCTCGGGCAACACGTGCGCACGCCGCCGCTCGAGCGCGGCGATCCGGGCCTCACCATCCTCGTGCCGCAGCAGCAGTTCCGCGACTCGTACGTGTTCGTGACGCCGACGTCGTACGCGCCGACGGTGCGCGGCCAGTCGTGGGTGCTCGTCTCGCGCGAGCCGGGCGCGGAGATCACGCTCGACGGCGAGGTGATCGACGCGACGTGGATGCGCGTCGGGGATCGCGAGCTCGCGATCGTGCCCGTCGCGGGTGGCGCGCACCGGGCGAGCGCGAGCTCGACGTTCGGCCTCGTCGCGTACGGGCTCGGCGAGTACACGTCGTACGCCTATCCCGCGGGGCTCGATCTGCGTGTGATCCCGTTCTGA
- a CDS encoding acetyl-CoA C-acetyltransferase — MNSWIIDAVRTPRGRGKAGKGALSGIHPQELFAQVLRALEARGLSAKEVDDVLVGAVSQVGEQGANVGRNAVLAAGWPIEVTAASVNRFCASGLQTVHFGAMAVASGAQDLVVAGGVESMSRVPMGADGGGQDGGNQVLRERVFQVPQGISADLIATLEGFSREEIDALALRSQLNAARAIEEHRFARSIIPVVDPVRGVVVLDRDESPRPDTTLAGLGALPPSFAQLGAAAVGPKGETLDQIALATQPRADAIRHVHTAGNSSGLADGAAAVVLASDRYVKEHGITPRARIRAMATIGSDPVLMLTAPAPASQKALRRAGMTTRDIDLWEINEAFSAVVLETTRTLGIDPDRVNVNGGAIALGHPLGATGAMLLGTVVDELERRDLQTALVTMCIGGGQGIATIVERV; from the coding sequence ATGAACAGCTGGATCATCGACGCCGTCCGCACGCCGCGCGGTCGGGGCAAGGCGGGCAAGGGCGCGCTCTCGGGCATCCACCCGCAGGAGCTCTTCGCGCAGGTGCTGCGCGCGCTCGAGGCGCGTGGCCTCTCCGCGAAGGAGGTCGACGACGTGCTCGTCGGCGCGGTGTCGCAGGTCGGCGAGCAGGGCGCGAACGTCGGGCGCAACGCGGTCCTCGCCGCGGGCTGGCCGATCGAGGTCACGGCCGCGTCGGTGAACCGCTTCTGCGCGTCGGGTCTGCAGACGGTGCACTTCGGCGCGATGGCGGTCGCGTCGGGCGCTCAGGATCTCGTCGTCGCGGGGGGCGTCGAGAGCATGTCGCGCGTGCCGATGGGCGCCGACGGCGGTGGCCAGGACGGCGGCAACCAGGTCCTGCGCGAGCGCGTGTTCCAGGTGCCGCAGGGCATCAGCGCGGATCTCATCGCGACGCTCGAGGGCTTCTCGCGCGAGGAGATCGACGCGCTCGCGCTCCGCTCGCAGCTGAACGCCGCGCGCGCGATCGAGGAGCACCGCTTCGCGCGCTCGATCATTCCCGTGGTCGATCCCGTGCGCGGCGTCGTCGTGCTCGATCGCGACGAGAGCCCGCGTCCCGACACCACGCTGGCGGGGCTCGGCGCGCTGCCGCCCTCGTTCGCGCAGCTCGGCGCGGCGGCCGTCGGACCGAAGGGCGAGACCCTCGACCAGATCGCGCTCGCGACGCAGCCGCGCGCCGACGCGATCCGTCACGTGCACACCGCGGGCAACTCGAGCGGCCTCGCCGACGGAGCGGCCGCGGTGGTGCTCGCGTCCGATCGCTACGTGAAGGAGCACGGCATCACGCCGCGCGCCCGCATCCGCGCGATGGCGACGATCGGCAGCGACCCGGTGCTGATGCTCACCGCGCCCGCGCCCGCGAGCCAGAAGGCGCTGCGCCGCGCGGGCATGACGACGCGCGACATCGACCTCTGGGAGATCAACGAGGCGTTCTCCGCGGTCGTGCTCGAGACCACGCGCACGCTCGGCATCGATCCCGATCGCGTGAACGTGAACGGCGGTGCGATCGCGCTCGGTCACCCGCTCGGCGCGACCGGCGCGATGTTGCTCGGCACCGTGGTCGACGAGCTCGAGCGGCGCGATCTGCAGACCGCGCTCGTCACGATGTGCATCGGCGGCGGTCAGGGCATCGCGACGATCGTAGAGCGCGTGTGA
- a CDS encoding YbhB/YbcL family Raf kinase inhibitor-like protein, whose protein sequence is MQLIDGIARLAGRALRGVRAGERQLAKNVLGAPETMRVHSESFRHEAPIPAVHTDSEGRNVSPALAWTPPPAGTKELVLLCEDPDIPKRTPFAHWVVYRISPDVTSFDAGIVIGDSPHGAIQGRSSVRKEGWLGPHPPQGHGTHHYHFQIFALDAPTGLGPGATRDQVVGAMRGKVLACGDLVGTYTR, encoded by the coding sequence ATGCAGCTGATCGACGGCATCGCGCGCCTCGCAGGACGGGCCTTGCGCGGCGTGCGCGCGGGCGAGCGCCAGCTCGCGAAGAACGTGTTGGGCGCGCCCGAGACGATGCGCGTGCACAGCGAGTCCTTCCGTCACGAGGCGCCGATCCCCGCGGTGCACACCGACTCGGAGGGCCGCAACGTCTCTCCCGCGCTCGCGTGGACGCCGCCGCCCGCCGGCACGAAGGAGCTCGTGCTGCTCTGCGAGGATCCCGACATCCCGAAGCGCACGCCGTTCGCGCACTGGGTCGTCTATCGCATCTCGCCGGACGTCACGTCGTTCGACGCGGGGATCGTGATCGGCGACTCGCCGCACGGCGCGATCCAGGGCCGGAGCTCGGTGCGCAAGGAGGGCTGGCTCGGCCCGCACCCGCCGCAGGGCCACGGCACGCACCACTATCACTTCCAGATCTTCGCGCTCGACGCGCCCACCGGGCTCGGCCCCGGCGCGACGCGCGATCAGGTCGTCGGCGCGATGCGCGGCAAGGTGCTCGCGTGCGGGGATCTCGTCGGCACGTACACCCGCTGA
- a CDS encoding oxygenase MpaB family protein — protein MRRPTEFRYWENLDRRIPRFVRTLGQRVLGFDPAPSDDVVRTFASMYYDADPLAEAYVDEVYLRRGTAIGREMLERALAHGVASVEGAPASLVRLLDDVERDPEWLDWDLVEQGARVFRRWSTDVFRFAGAITLAAYSESSVAKPLALTGAYAGASTKHRFLETAAFWIAVSEPGGLRPGAGGRLSAMRVRMMHVFVRQRLLAHPEWDLDAWGVPISQADAMLTLMGGSFGPGLAMHAMGYRTSAREIEATMHFWRYVGHLMGVRPRWYPSSMREAAQLSFVTFVKSAGRAGEDGKMLCRSYASAFAPEREGSFFARMHGELEHRVHLGYTRFFLPPPIYRANGLPPAGVFALAPLALAPFVLALETARRNVPGADAISDRIARARRERWLARHLAGRATEYRPVESFTR, from the coding sequence ATGCGGCGACCCACCGAGTTCCGGTACTGGGAGAACCTCGATCGACGCATCCCACGCTTCGTGCGCACGCTCGGCCAGCGCGTGCTCGGCTTCGATCCCGCGCCGAGCGACGACGTCGTGCGCACGTTCGCGTCGATGTACTACGACGCCGATCCGCTCGCGGAGGCGTACGTCGACGAGGTCTATCTCCGACGCGGCACCGCGATCGGCCGCGAGATGCTGGAGCGCGCGCTCGCGCACGGGGTCGCGAGCGTCGAGGGCGCGCCCGCGTCGCTGGTGCGCTTGCTCGACGACGTCGAGCGCGACCCCGAGTGGCTCGACTGGGATCTCGTCGAGCAGGGCGCGCGCGTGTTCCGGCGCTGGAGCACCGACGTGTTCCGCTTCGCAGGCGCGATCACGCTCGCTGCGTACTCCGAGAGCTCCGTCGCGAAGCCGCTCGCGCTGACCGGCGCGTACGCGGGCGCGTCGACGAAACATCGCTTCCTCGAGACCGCCGCCTTCTGGATCGCGGTGTCCGAGCCCGGCGGGCTGCGCCCCGGCGCGGGAGGGCGCCTCTCCGCGATGCGCGTGCGCATGATGCACGTGTTCGTGCGGCAGCGACTGCTCGCACACCCCGAGTGGGATCTCGACGCGTGGGGCGTGCCGATCAGCCAGGCCGACGCGATGCTCACGCTGATGGGCGGCAGCTTCGGGCCCGGGCTCGCGATGCACGCGATGGGCTACCGCACGAGCGCGCGCGAGATCGAAGCGACGATGCACTTCTGGCGCTACGTCGGGCACCTCATGGGCGTGCGGCCGCGCTGGTATCCGTCGTCGATGCGCGAGGCCGCGCAGCTCTCGTTCGTGACGTTCGTGAAGTCGGCGGGGCGCGCGGGCGAGGACGGCAAGATGCTCTGTCGCTCGTACGCCAGCGCGTTCGCGCCCGAGCGCGAGGGCTCGTTCTTCGCGCGGATGCACGGCGAGCTCGAGCACCGCGTGCACCTCGGCTACACGCGCTTCTTCCTGCCTCCGCCGATCTATCGCGCGAACGGTCTGCCGCCCGCGGGCGTGTTCGCGCTCGCGCCGCTCGCGCTCGCGCCGTTCGTGCTCGCGCTCGAGACGGCACGGCGGAACGTGCCGGGCGCCGACGCGATCAGCGATCGGATCGCACGCGCACGGCGCGAGCGCTGGCTCGCGCGGCACCTCGCGGGGCGCGCGACGGAGTACCGCCCGGTCGAGTCGTTCACGCGCTAG
- a CDS encoding EAL domain-containing response regulator, which yields MLIVDDEPAVAAALARVVSGTGAEVSVLHDATAALRALETTEFDVIVSDLAMAGMSGTELLRAVRARDLDLPVIQITGAPSVESAATAVELGAFRYLTKPLSPDVLRKAVLEAAHLRSLSRARGGEDRLRLDQSLRRALKTLRVAYQPIVSCATRETIGFEALMRSTEPALTTPAAVIDAAEKLGLLHTLGRRVRNIVAAQIEDAPRATAIFVNLHPSDLADPDLFDPASPLSRVARQVVLELTERASLEAVPDLELRFESLRALGYRLAVDDLGAGYAGLSYFARVQPEIVKVDMSLVRGVDADVVRQRVVHSLVSLATGLGMEVVAEGIETAAERDCVVRLGCTYVQGYALARPGPAFPSITWP from the coding sequence GTGTTGATCGTGGACGACGAGCCCGCCGTCGCGGCCGCGCTCGCGCGCGTGGTGTCGGGCACCGGCGCCGAGGTCTCGGTGCTGCACGACGCGACCGCCGCGCTGCGCGCGCTGGAGACCACCGAGTTCGACGTGATCGTCTCGGACCTCGCGATGGCGGGCATGAGCGGCACCGAGCTGCTGCGCGCGGTGCGCGCGCGCGATCTCGATCTGCCGGTCATCCAGATCACCGGCGCGCCCTCGGTCGAGAGCGCGGCGACGGCGGTCGAGCTCGGCGCGTTCCGCTATCTGACGAAGCCGCTCTCGCCGGACGTGCTGCGCAAGGCGGTGCTCGAGGCGGCGCACCTCCGCTCGCTCTCCCGCGCACGCGGGGGCGAGGATCGCCTGCGCCTCGATCAGTCGTTGCGTCGCGCGCTGAAGACGCTGCGTGTCGCGTATCAGCCGATCGTGTCGTGCGCGACGCGCGAGACCATCGGGTTCGAGGCGCTGATGCGCTCGACGGAGCCCGCGCTCACCACGCCCGCGGCGGTGATCGACGCCGCGGAGAAGCTCGGCCTCCTGCACACGCTCGGACGCCGCGTGCGCAACATCGTCGCGGCGCAGATCGAGGACGCGCCGCGCGCGACCGCGATCTTCGTGAACCTCCATCCCTCGGATCTCGCCGATCCCGACCTCTTCGATCCCGCGTCGCCGCTCTCGCGCGTCGCGCGGCAGGTGGTGCTCGAGCTCACCGAGCGCGCGTCGCTCGAGGCGGTGCCCGATCTCGAGCTGCGCTTCGAGTCGCTGCGCGCGCTCGGGTATCGCCTCGCGGTGGACGATCTCGGCGCCGGCTACGCGGGCCTCAGCTACTTCGCGCGCGTGCAGCCGGAGATCGTGAAGGTCGACATGTCGCTGGTGCGCGGCGTGGACGCCGACGTCGTGCGACAGCGCGTCGTGCACTCGCTGGTGTCGCTCGCGACCGGGCTCGGCATGGAGGTCGTCGCCGAGGGGATCGAGACCGCCGCGGAGCGCGACTGCGTCGTGCGCCTCGGTTGCACGTACGTGCAGGGGTACGCGCTCGCGCGTCCCGGTCCCGCGTTCCCGTCGATCACGTGGCCCTGA